Part of the Juglans regia cultivar Chandler chromosome 14, Walnut 2.0, whole genome shotgun sequence genome, GAAAAGTTTCATAATTTCAGACGCATGGGTTAGTGCATAAGAATAGGTGTCAGGTTAGCACAATAATATACGTTATAGAGACAAGTATACCTTCTTATTTCCTCTCCTTTCCTTCGCAATTCCATGGTATCAGGAGCAGCCTGGGATTCAGTAACCTGATGATCTGCTAATCCTTTAGGAGCAAGTCCATCCTTGTAACGTACCTTGATAGGTGAATCTTTCTGTTTGTCGACAGCAGATGAATGCATGGACCTTTTCTGTGACGACTTTGATGTATGATCCACATCCTCCCTACAAAACCAGCATCACTCAAGATACTTAACAAACTCAAAGCATTCCATTGTGGTGAGACAATGCTAATGGACAATCAGAAAAAGGTTCAAGTTCCAATTTAACCTCACAAAGTTAGGTTCTTCCCTTTCTTCGCTTGTTTCTAGACTGTCATAATGAGGATTTTGTGCAGAACTGATGCCATCACGGCTCACTTGCTTCCCTGTTTGCCTAACAGGACTCTGACGTGGACTAAATGACCTATGCAAGCAACCAAAGTGGCCTAAGTATACAAATCGAACAgaatagtcaaaataataatgcaaTAACTGAAGTAATGAAAAATACTTCCTATCTTCACTATGAACCCTGTTTCTAGCCAGTGGTGGGGATTCTGAAACAGATAAAGACCTCTCTGGTGAAGACTTTGAAACTGACACTTTATTGCAGATATCGCCTCGAACTCTCGGATCCCTCTGCGGAGACCTCAAAGAACTAGATCGCCTTGCCAGGGGCGGCAGTTTTTCATGTGTCCTGTAACACAGATTTACACAAAATACTTGAAGCTTTCATACATTGACCACAATATCAATAAGAAAGTAAGGCAAACACAAAAGCCGGAACCCATTTCAAATCCAACGGGAGCTGCTATAAGGGGTTTAAGCTTTGAAATATCTTCTACTTCCACAACAAAATCATAAATACGCTTCTTACACCTAGCCATGCAGTCTCACCAACTTGAAAACCAAAGTATACAGAATAAGGGAACCTAACCAAACGGAATATCTCATAGGAAACAAACAATCATGTCCAAAATACCTGATTCTCTCTCTGGGGGATCGCATTGGGCTCCTATGTTGCGTTGGAGATTTTCTCCTGATTGGTGATGGAGATGTACGCTGTATAGGAGATGAAGAACTTGATCTGTAGGGTGAAGGAGACCTACGCAAGGACGGGGTCGATGATCTCCTACGGCTAGGTATAGGTGACCTACGCCGCACAAGTGGAGAGATGCGTCGGGGAGGAGACCTTCGATATTGTGGTTGTACAAGAGAACCTCTTCGAAAGGGAGATGGTGATCTGTGTCGAATAGGTGAGGGTGATCTACGTCGAATAGGTGAGGGTGACCTACGTCGAATAGGTGATGGCGACCTCCGTCGTCGCACAGGTGAAGGTGATCTTCGACGCCTAATAGGAGAAGGTGATCTTCGACGCCTAACAGGAGAAGGTGATCTTCGACGCCTAATAGGAGAAGGAGACCTACGGCGTCGAACTGGAGAAGGAGACCTACGGCGTCGAAATGGAGAAGGTGACCTGCGGCGAAAAGGAGAGCGCAACCGACGCCTCACTGGAGAGGGTGATCTACGATGTGAGCGTGATCTAGATCTTCGCCTTGAATAAGATGATCTCCGTCTTGAAGGAGAGCGGGAATGCAAAGGTGAATGCCTTCGATGAGGTGTCATAGATCTGAGTGGGGAACGGTACACCCTGCCCACAGAAATAGATCGCCCTCGAGCTTTAGGTGATCTAGATGAACTCCTTGACTTGTGTCTGTCACTGAAAATAAGTCAGAAAATGCATTTGAaggatgaaaaagaaaaactaacacTATGATCGTTAAAAATAATCAAGGAATACATCAAATGCCCACTAGAGACAGAATGACCAAAAGAAGTCTTCTAGCCATAATAAACCAATAATGAGTATGATTACTGCTAGAAAATATAGAATCATACTCCGAATGGCTTTTGGCATTAGAAAAGGATCTGCTAATTGATCGAGATGGAGAGCCTCTGCACAAGAAACAATAATGTCAATGATTTTCCGTCAAGCAACATAAAGCAAGGAATGAAAGCAAAAGAGTGACAACAAATACCGAGGGGATGAAGGGGAACGTTTGGCTGGATGTGGTGATTCGGAAACCCTACAGAGATTCACAGATTAGTAGTATTCCACATCttcatcaaatataaaaattctgaAGTTACTTTCTCGAATGGATTACAAAATGAGAAACTCTAACACGCACAGGTAACTTTTTGCCGTACACTAAAGGGGAATTGACCCTAACACGCACAAATGGAAACTTTTTGCCATACCCAAAAGGGAAATTGACCCCTCCCCtctttcataaaagaaaaaccaaagaaaataaaaaacaaaagcaccACCTGAAGATGGCTCAGTATGCATGCAAGCAAAGAAAGCAAcatgttaaagaaaaattatagagcCATCTGCAAAACTATAGGTGGAATGGGAAGAgggaaattaaagaaatatagaGGGGGAAACAAACAGTATTTTTTGCAGACATATAACGGATATGTGGTAAATGCATGCGCAGAAGACTCAACGTACTACGAATGCAGAATGTTGATATATATGATGGTTGTAACATTAAAAAGGGATGATGAAAATTACTGACAGGAAAGGAACaacaaaaaatttgtaaaaaatgcTTCCCTGTCCTTTGCCTATACCAGATGGAAAAGCTGGTAGTAAAAATGTTTTCCTATCCTTTACCTGTGCCTTCCTCTCACGCCATTATTCCTCCTGTCAGCTTCTTCCTCATCCTTAGAAAGGTTACTCAAAGCCCTGGGCTTGTTTGGCTCCAAAGCAGGGTTAATTCCACTCGTTTCAGCTATGTCGTCCTACAGTAGTTTGAGGTAAAGGACATGAACCCAAATAATTGCAGAAGCTAGCTGAATGCCATGAAAAACACAAACGAAAGTTAAAACCAAACACCCAGATCTAACGAATGCAACTCcagcatgaaaaataaaagtctaACCATTTTCTTCAATCTCTCTTGCTCAAGTTCTCTACTTTCCTTAGCTTtattcttctcaatctcatttgCTATCCTATCTGCCTCAGCCTGAAACCACCCATGATAGAGTACAACTTTGTCATGAAAGAGACACTGCATGGTCAAACAAGAAGCATTCATGACTGTGAAAAAATTAataccttcttcttcttattttcttcttctttggcaTCCAAAAACTGCTGAGGAACACCGCTTACATTCTTCTGCGCACTAAGGAGGAGCGTCCAAAGCTCTTTCATAAACTTCACAGTATTCTTCTCCATGAATCCTGTGAGTGATATTTGAACCTCCTTTCCATTCACTTCCTGCATCAGGATAAACAACATTGAAACACTATTCTTAACACATACTAACATGAAAGCCGAAGCCCTGGTGTATCAACTAACTCTTGGGGCAGTTGGTAACCAAGTGTTACTGCTTCTATTTATCTCAACGTTAGAACCCTATCTCGTGTACCACTTACTAGTAGTTATGATATAAAAACAGCCTGAATATCgcatacaaaataaaactaaatagaaATAACTCGTTTATTAAGATAAATGAAGTTgctaacaatatatatatacatacatatatatatatatatattagattatcaTGACTACCTTTTTCTCCAGAAGACCATAAATAAAGTTAATAAGAACTTCATCTTCGAACCCGAGAAGTTCTGTCACCCGATTAGCAATCCACGGTTTGATAACATCCATCTTCACCTTCGTCATGTCCACCTAATACACAAAGCACATCACCTATGCGCAATTAACataaccagaaaaaaaaaaattgaaacaaccAGACTTGGAAGCAAAATTCAGACAAATATAGAATATGTAGTTCTTGTTCCCGCAAAAcgcaaaaggaaaagaaaaatagacatCCATTCAAGGCAAAGAAAACAAACCAGATGCTCTAATTCAGGAGAGAACTTCTGCGATTTCAACAGCTTCGCTTGTTTGTTCGAAAACCGAGTGTCTTGATCGGCCGAAGTACCCTAAACAAAGACACAACTAGGGTTTCGGTTTGCATGTAGAtacataaagaaaattatataaaccaAAGAGTTACCCAAGAAACAGTGGTTAAAGCATTCAATTGCGAAGATCTGAGTAATATTAACGCAATTAGGTTCGGATCTAAGAAGGGGGGGAAATAAGTTAACGTGTATACAAACTTACCCGGAAGAAGCCGCCCGACATTTTCTAGGGTTTGTGAGGAAGTGCTTGGCCGAGATGGTATAGGAATCTAGGCGATGTGACTAAAAAGGGAGTGGGTGACTTTGGAGTTTAGGCCATGGAATGGGAGGGCGAGGGAACTCTGTTCGATGCTTACAATTGAAGAGTAAAGAGAGACGGTCGAGTGCCCTAGTAATGTGCTGCAATTACGTTCATACCCATCGACAACGACATTTTTGCCCTTGTTCGcctgttattttttctttttttcttttttttgttcttaccTTTTATTCTTTCTTACAAGAAGATCGACTGATAATAATCGTGTTACCTACCTACAGCCTACCAGGTAATTGAAGATTATTTTGCAGTATAtacaatcaaaataattaaagataaatgaataataggtctaataaaataaatcttattccATGATCATTGGCCAAAGCCACCATTAAAGTAATGTCTCTGCAATCCAATTAATGGATTGGTAGGATCTCAGCATTAGGAAAATAAGCACTTACATAAAACTGTTTTGGAGTTGTTGAAGAATTCTCTACACATTTACATAAAAACTGAAACATAGCTCGATATCTAGAATCGGAGACCTAGATTGACAACGGTTCTCCATGATACAAATGCGGTGGCTACATATGAAGAAAATCATGCACTGATGAGGGGTGGGGTAAAATGACACAAATATGAAAGATCTGGTAGAGGGGATTTCACTTATACCACGTATGTGGCCGCTAATAGTTCGAATAGAAATTTTAATTGCAGTCTCTATATGAAGATTGTATATACAAGtccttcattaaataaaaaaagttagaagAAATATAATGTTCTTGACgaagaagagaatgtgccaagaGAAAGAGAGCGGGTTGGGTGGTTCTTCTCTTGAGAGAAGTCGGagttaaaaaaacttaataagagaaaatgttAGACAATTGCCGGAAATTAAAGATGAATAGAGATTCTGTGGACTTTGTTATGTGGAAAATGCTATTTCGACCAATGCAATCGACcgattgtgatttttattttgtttaattaattattaaagaagtaattattagtgaaataatatttttatttttttaaaaatatataaaaatggttgagataaaaataataataataataataaatgtgcaTTTTCACTCATCGGTCTAAAGTATTATCGGTATTTTTATCGGACTCTTGTTATTTTAGGAATTAAGTAGTTTATTacattaaaaagagaaatacaaaaaaagagttgaggtttcttaaaaatatacattgCAATAAATACAGcgcatgaaaataaaattacaaaatggcAATAGAATCAAAGCTTTGTTTTGAATCAATATTTCCTAACAGAGCcgagtaaataaaaataaaacaaaataaaataaaataaaggtattTTTCGCTTTTATGGAAGTCCATTAAGAGATTACCATATTGCGGGTGAAATATTActcatcattattttattaatcattttctatcattatataacgtgacatcaagttattaaaaaattatttgttacgTTTTAACTTATTTACCAATATTCAAGTGCTGAACAGCATGAGTACCCACCCAAAATCATTGTGTAGGGAGGATTGcaatttttatatacatattattctctattttttgtgACTCTTTTTTGTTGATGAAGTACTACTATTAGATCATTCTCTCCGTTTTACCTTTGGACATGGCACATGTTAGAATCTTCATTTACACTGCTTATTGCAGTGTATTTTAAGTGTCTAGTGATAAGACAGGCGAAGAAGATAAGCAATGGTGAAGACACGTTACTCTCAAGTTCTGTTAACTATGCACTTGAAGAACCATGAGAGGAGGAACATGTTTTGGAACTCTCTGAAGTAGACGGAAATGAATGTTGAGTGGATCCAAATAAACCGGAAtaattaaacaaagaaatttaattcATAAATGCGGTAAAGCAAGTCATGATCAATGGAGGCTGCATCCAATCAAGTATCCTTGTTCTGATTATTAGTCATGGATAACTCCCTTTACTTGAAAATCTAAAACTTACTTCTTGGTGTGGTACCACCATGTGTTATCATgtgatttattaagaaaaattaaaaatataaaaagggtATAGTGAACTTAGTTTGGTTacaaaaattatctcatcttatcttatctaattattacaaatttccGTAAACTTGCACAATAATCCATCCAAACCAAATTTGGGTCTGATCCGACCCGACTAGAAGGAAAGCCTACATCAACGCGACCTGACCCGACCCATAAATTTCGGATTGGGTCGAACCCGTTCTTCTTACTTTAGATCCTTCACCTTCGTAATTTCGTTTGAAGACCCACGCCCCTCTTTTGCTCCAATGTGGTCCAAACTAGATTGTAAAGCTTCTGCAAACTCTGCCTCTCCCACATCATCCCTCCCTCATGTTCCTCATCCTCCTACTTCGTCCCTCCCAAACCCACCCTCTCTCTGCATGTACAAATCAATGTTAAACAAACATAAATCAATGTTAAACAATAAACTCCATGCCCAACACCCAACACCTCCCCCATTGCGATAGACCTGGACGGTGGACCTAACACCTTGAAATCGATCTCTTCTCGGGTTTGGGCCGCAACTCAATCGTCCAAAACACTGGAAGAGGAGGCCAAGAGATGGGAGAGCATTGAGAGAGCTTGATCAGGAATGACCATGTGAGGAATAGGCGTATGGAGGGGAGGCAAGGGAGCATGCAAGGTTGAGACAACTAAGCATATGATCACGATCAAAAAAGCCATGATGTTGTAAACGAAGAAGGCGATGAAAGTGACCATAAGCCGTTTCCAAACCTTTGGGACAACGCTCATGACCTTCTTGAAGGTTACTTCCAGGCCGGTGTAAATACATGCAATGGTGTAAACGACGTTAGAGgtggagaggagagagaaaatgaggagGAAAGTGAAATAGGCAGTCTTGAAAAGCCAGAAAGTGATCCATTCAGAGGTGAGGACATCTGTGAGCTTGTTGTATTTTGCAGTTCTGGCTTTGCTTTCGTCTAGGACTATCTCGTTGTGGATGATCCTTGAGATGAGAAAATCTTAGACTTCCATGTGAACCAAGAAGATGAAAGATAAAGGGATGACCAAGGCCATGGTAATCTGGCTCAAGATTTTCCACCATGAGAAGATCATGATCTTGTACGCTTCTCTATAGACACCAAAGATACCAAGAAATTGCATGCCTTCTTGCTCCATACCCATGGCGATTCCTTTCTTGGAtggagttgttgttgttggagatgagaatttggaaatggcctatagaaaagagagagtggtCTTGGGGATGGGATATAGAAAATTGACTTGGACTTTTTTGCAGATCCCAAAAGTCTCCAACTCTTCAAACCAACCAGGGTTTTTGCTCGAGAGAAAGTGAAAGAGGGACGGACGGGCTACAGTTTCGTCCGATAGCCAGAGGGTTAGACCCGCATCTAATTTCAACCTAAATTTATAGGGTGGGTTGGGCGAGTCTATCAGGTGGGTCGGGTCCATAACTTTTTTTGCATAGGCCTAATTTTTCGAAAcccccacacaaaatacaataagcaattcaattttttaaaatttcaaaacaaaaataatattaaaaaattatattataacaatattttatttaactttcatctcatttgtataaccaaacgaggcctcaatcttccttttttttgtatttttggacgaccttttgatttgaatatatttgtttgtgttttttaataaaccacatAGAACTATGTGGTGGTGGCACGTCAATAGGGTCATATGAGCGGTAAGTTTCAAATAACCTAGTAGCAGTactcatacacacacacacacacatatatcatGTCCACCAAATGCAATAAATTCAATTATCGATTTCTATCTACAATAAAAGAACAACTTTAGAGCttacgatctaggaatttatgtGATGACTTAGGAGAcatttggattcgcaagtcatctcagctcatctcagttcatctcaactcatctcaactcatctcactactattcattactattcagcaactttaactcacaaatctcactactattcacaactcatctcattactattcacaatccatctcaactcatctcagctcatctcaagtcatctcaagtcatcttcgaatctaaaCGTCTCCTTAGACCAAAATGTCCCTTTATAGATCCTATGTTGGACTAAAATGCTCTTGCTACAGATGGTGATTGGACCAAAGTGCACTTGCAAGAGACCTGGTTTAAGCTAAAATATCCCTACCACATTTCCAAATTGACTAAAATACACACAACAAATCAAATGAGCAAAAACAACCCTAATCCAAATCAAACCAGTCGACAACTAGAAATCCCAATAATCAACTTTATCTTTAGCTTCTATCGCACTCCTCACTCTCCATctactttatttttgttcttcattcttttgttttttctcttctccttaTGCTTCatacttcttcttctcctcatacTTCAGACTTATTCTTCTCCAAAGAAACTGCAAAGTCATGTTTGTTTGTCGACCATGGCGCAACGCTGTGACCATGATAGAGATGGATGATCGTGTCAACATGACCTCTGACCATGACTCGACCTACGACAACAGCAGAGATGGAAACATAAAGCAACCAAAAATATCTTCACTTTCGCACCAAATATCCATGATGCTTTTCTTGTCGTGGGTCTGAGATGGAGATTTCTAGTTTGTATTTTTGTCCTCGGCTTGATGATTCTAAAATGAAGCTTTTTTGTAGGTATTTGAGTTATCATCTTGATTGTTCTGAGGTGGAGATTTCTAATTGTGGCAGTGCAGTTGTCATGGTTTTGAGATGGGGTGTGAGCACTCTGCTGGGATGCGAGCAAGGTGCTCACCCCCGGGTGAGATGTTGTTGGCGATTTGGTACACTTTACATGCTCGGGAGTTGAGTTGCCACATTATTTGACCAATTTGATCAATGATCAAATACTTATGGAGATCGAGTCCGCTTTACATGCTTGGGAGCCAAACTCCCACGTAAGCTTAGGTCCAATGGAGTTTATACATTTTGCTTGAGCTCCTACGATCATTGAGCACTTTTGCAaatattactttatttatttttttgaatgctCGACCTTAGATGAGCATTTCCCATGGAGCTAGTACTATTTGTCAAAGTTCCTACGAGGTCAAATAGTTTTGCAATTCTTCAATGTTATCTCTCGCTTGAGGTTCGAGCACTTCAGTCACCCTTTGGGACTAGAGCTTTGCTTGCCCTCAGAGGTGTCGAGCGCTATTGATAAACGTAATGCTCGCCCACGAGGGTGATAGGCACCTTTGATCAACATAGTCGTCGCCTGAATCGAACACTTTTGGTGGCACAAGGGATGATCACTTTTCTTCACTCCCTCTGGATGAACACTATTTGCTTACCTAGGGTATGAGCTATTGTTGCTCGCCTCGACGCAGATATTGGATATAAGCATGCTTTGATCACCACGAGTGCAAGCACTCTTCATTCCCTCTATTTTAATCACCCTTCGCTCGTTCTATTGGCGATCACTTTTGGTCGTCCTGTAGGACGAATGCTTTGCTTGCCATGAG contains:
- the LOC108982561 gene encoding serine/arginine repetitive matrix protein 1, producing MSGGFFRGTSADQDTRFSNKQAKLLKSQKFSPELEHLVDMTKVKMDVIKPWIANRVTELLGFEDEVLINFIYGLLEKKEVNGKEVQISLTGFMEKNTVKFMKELWTLLLSAQKNVSGVPQQFLDAKEEENKKKKAEADRIANEIEKNKAKESRELEQERLKKMDDIAETSGINPALEPNKPRALSNLSKDEEEADRRNNGVRGRHRVSESPHPAKRSPSSPRGSPSRSISRSFSNAKSHSDDRHKSRSSSRSPKARGRSISVGRVYRSPLRSMTPHRRHSPLHSRSPSRRRSSYSRRRSRSRSHRRSPSPVRRRLRSPFRRRSPSPFRRRRSPSPVRRRRSPSPIRRRRSPSPVRRRRSPSPIRRRRSPSPVRRRRSPSPIRRRSPSPIRRRSPSPIRHRSPSPFRRGSLVQPQYRRSPPRRISPLVRRRSPIPSRRRSSTPSLRRSPSPYRSSSSSPIQRTSPSPIRRKSPTQHRSPMRSPRERIRTHEKLPPLARRSSSLRSPQRDPRVRGDICNKVSVSKSSPERSLSVSESPPLARNRVHSEDRKSFSPRQSPVRQTGKQVSRDGISSAQNPHYDSLETSEEREEPNFVREDVDHTSKSSQKRSMHSSAVDKQKDSPIKVRYKDGLAPKGLADHQVTESQAAPDTMELRRKGEEIRSDKSSGRVVPPESSTLYKDSSVGDGKRPSYPGQSTDVKNRSRPNNVNSNQRDADDVQYLIGKVDHNNQTAPYDSSSERSDKHKSEYKKRRKHKRSERKEVDSDDDDSYDSELEDRKEAKRRRRKDEKKLRKEEKRKRREERRRRREERRAGKLKVKSQDDDYGSEVEHTARMESNPSDDEEMQSEQKRLEIELRKKALESLKAKKGISH